The Myotis daubentonii chromosome 9, mMyoDau2.1, whole genome shotgun sequence genome has a segment encoding these proteins:
- the MEN1 gene encoding menin isoform X1, with amino-acid sequence MPRPAAMGLKAAQKTLFPLRSIDDVVRLFAAELGREEPDLVLLSLVLGFVEHFLAVNRVIPTNVPELTFQPSPAPDPPGGLTYFPVADLSIIAALYARFTAQIRGAVDLSLYPREGGVSSRELVKKVSDVIWNSLSRSYFKDRAHIQSLFSFITGTKLDSSGVAFAVVGACQALGLRDVHLALSEDHAWVVFGPNGEQTAEVTWHGKGNEDRRGQTVNAGVAERSWLYLKGSYMRCDRKMEVAFMVCAINPSIDLHTDSLELLQLQQKLLWLLYDLGHLERYPMALGNLADLEELEPTPGRPDPLTLYHKGIASAKTYYRDEHIYPYMYLAGYHCRNRNVREALQAWADTATVIQDYNYCREDEEIYKEFFEVANDVIPNLLKEAASLLEAGEERPGEQTQGTQGQGSALQDPECFAHLLRFYDGICKWEEGSPTPVLHVGWATFLVQSLGRFEGQVRQKVRIVSREAEAAEAEEPWGEEAREGRRRGPRRESKPEEPPPPKKPALDKGPGAGQGMAPGPPRKPPGTVLNNARGPEGGSTAPAPVPAASPPPEGPVLTFQSEKMKGMKELLVATKINSSAIKLQLTAQSQVQMKKQKVSTPSDYTLSFLKRQRKGL; translated from the exons AT GCCGAGGCCCGCCGCCATGGGGCTGAAGGCCGCCCAGAAGACGCTGTTCCCGCTGCGCTCGATCGACGACGTGGTGCGCCTGTTCGCCGCCGAGCTGGGCCGCGAGGAGCCGGACCTGGTGCTCCTCTCCTTGGTTCTGGGCTTCGTGGAACATTTCCTAGCTGTCAACCGCGTCATCCCCACCAACGTGCCCGAGCTCACCTTCCAGCCCAGCCCCGCGCCCGACCCTCCCGGCGGCCTCACCTACTTCCCCGTTGCCGACCTGTCCATCATCGCCGCGCTCTACGCTCGCTTCACCGCCCAGATCCGAGGTGCCGTCGACCTGTCTCTGTACCCCCGGGAGGGCGGCGTCTCCAGCCGAGAGCTGGTAAAGAAGGTCTCCGATGTCATCTGGAACAGCCTCAGCCGCTCCTACTTCAAGGATCGGGCCCATATCCAGTCCCTCTTCAGCTTCATCACAG GCACCAAACTGGACAGCTCCGGTGTGGCCTTTGCTGTGGTGGGGGCCTGCCAGGCTCTGGGTCTCCGGGATGTCCACCTGGCCCTGTCTGAGGACCACGCCTGGGTTGTGTTTGGGCCCAATGGAGAGCAGACAGCTGAGGTCACCTGGCATGGCAAGGGCAACGAGGACCGAAGGGGCCAGACAGTCAACGCGGGTGTGGCTGAGCGG AGCTGGCTGTACCTGAAAGGATCATACATGCGCTGTGACCGCAAGATGGAGGTGGCATTTATGGTGTGCGCCATCAACCCTTCCATTGACCTGCACACGGACTCCctggagctgctgcagctgcaacAG AAACTGCTCTGGCTGCTCTATGACCTGGGACATCTGGAGAG GTACCCCATGGCGCTGGGGAACCTGGCAGATCTGGAGGAGCTGGAGCCCACCCCTGGCCGGCCAGACCCACTCACCCTTTACCACAAG GGCATTGCCTCAGCCAAGACTTACTACCGGGATGAGCACATCTACCCCTACATGTACCTGGCTGGCTACCACTGTCGCAACCGCAATGTTCGTGaagccctgcaggcctgggccgACACGGCCACTGTCATCCAGGA cTACAACTACTGCAGGGAAGATGAGGAAATCTACAAGGAGTTCTTTGAAGTAGCCAATGATGTCATCCCCAACCTGCTGAAGGAGGCAGCTAGCCTGCTGGAGGCTGGCGAGGAGCGGCCGGGGGAGCAGACCCAG GGCACCCAGGGCCAGGGGTCTGCCCTCCAGGACCCAGAGTGCTTCGCCCATCTGCTCCGGTTCTACGATGGCATCTGCAAATGGGAGGAAGGCAGCCCCACGCCCGTGCTGCACGTGGGCTGGGCCACCTTCCTTGTGCAGTCCCTGGGGCGTTTCGAAGGACAG GTGCGGCAGAAGGTGCGGATAGTGAGCCGGGAGGCAGAGGCCGCAGAGGCCGAGGAGCCCTGGGGCGAGGAAGCCCGGGAAGGCCGGCGGCGAGGCCCGCGGCGGGAGTCCAAGCCCGAGGAGCCCCCGCCACCCAAGAAGCCGGCGCTGGACAAGGGCCCGGGCGCGGGGCAGGGCATGGCGCCGGGACCCCCCCGGAAGCCCCCAGGGACGGTCCTGAACAATGCCCGCGGCCCCGAAGGCGGCAGCACGGCTCCGGCGCCTGTGCCAGCCGCGTCGCCGCCGCCAGAGGGTCCGGTGCTCACTTTCCAGAGCGAGAAGATGAAGGGCATGAAGGAGCTGCTGGTGGCCACCAAGATCAACTCGAGCGCCATCAAGCTGCAGCTCACCGCGCAGTCGCAGGTGCAGATGAAGAAGCAGAAGGTGTCGACGCCCAGCGACTACACGCTCTCCTTCCTCAAGCGGCAGCGCAAGGGCCTCTGA
- the MEN1 gene encoding menin isoform X2: MGLKAAQKTLFPLRSIDDVVRLFAAELGREEPDLVLLSLVLGFVEHFLAVNRVIPTNVPELTFQPSPAPDPPGGLTYFPVADLSIIAALYARFTAQIRGAVDLSLYPREGGVSSRELVKKVSDVIWNSLSRSYFKDRAHIQSLFSFITGTKLDSSGVAFAVVGACQALGLRDVHLALSEDHAWVVFGPNGEQTAEVTWHGKGNEDRRGQTVNAGVAERSWLYLKGSYMRCDRKMEVAFMVCAINPSIDLHTDSLELLQLQQKLLWLLYDLGHLERYPMALGNLADLEELEPTPGRPDPLTLYHKGIASAKTYYRDEHIYPYMYLAGYHCRNRNVREALQAWADTATVIQDYNYCREDEEIYKEFFEVANDVIPNLLKEAASLLEAGEERPGEQTQGTQGQGSALQDPECFAHLLRFYDGICKWEEGSPTPVLHVGWATFLVQSLGRFEGQVRQKVRIVSREAEAAEAEEPWGEEAREGRRRGPRRESKPEEPPPPKKPALDKGPGAGQGMAPGPPRKPPGTVLNNARGPEGGSTAPAPVPAASPPPEGPVLTFQSEKMKGMKELLVATKINSSAIKLQLTAQSQVQMKKQKVSTPSDYTLSFLKRQRKGL; this comes from the exons ATGGGGCTGAAGGCCGCCCAGAAGACGCTGTTCCCGCTGCGCTCGATCGACGACGTGGTGCGCCTGTTCGCCGCCGAGCTGGGCCGCGAGGAGCCGGACCTGGTGCTCCTCTCCTTGGTTCTGGGCTTCGTGGAACATTTCCTAGCTGTCAACCGCGTCATCCCCACCAACGTGCCCGAGCTCACCTTCCAGCCCAGCCCCGCGCCCGACCCTCCCGGCGGCCTCACCTACTTCCCCGTTGCCGACCTGTCCATCATCGCCGCGCTCTACGCTCGCTTCACCGCCCAGATCCGAGGTGCCGTCGACCTGTCTCTGTACCCCCGGGAGGGCGGCGTCTCCAGCCGAGAGCTGGTAAAGAAGGTCTCCGATGTCATCTGGAACAGCCTCAGCCGCTCCTACTTCAAGGATCGGGCCCATATCCAGTCCCTCTTCAGCTTCATCACAG GCACCAAACTGGACAGCTCCGGTGTGGCCTTTGCTGTGGTGGGGGCCTGCCAGGCTCTGGGTCTCCGGGATGTCCACCTGGCCCTGTCTGAGGACCACGCCTGGGTTGTGTTTGGGCCCAATGGAGAGCAGACAGCTGAGGTCACCTGGCATGGCAAGGGCAACGAGGACCGAAGGGGCCAGACAGTCAACGCGGGTGTGGCTGAGCGG AGCTGGCTGTACCTGAAAGGATCATACATGCGCTGTGACCGCAAGATGGAGGTGGCATTTATGGTGTGCGCCATCAACCCTTCCATTGACCTGCACACGGACTCCctggagctgctgcagctgcaacAG AAACTGCTCTGGCTGCTCTATGACCTGGGACATCTGGAGAG GTACCCCATGGCGCTGGGGAACCTGGCAGATCTGGAGGAGCTGGAGCCCACCCCTGGCCGGCCAGACCCACTCACCCTTTACCACAAG GGCATTGCCTCAGCCAAGACTTACTACCGGGATGAGCACATCTACCCCTACATGTACCTGGCTGGCTACCACTGTCGCAACCGCAATGTTCGTGaagccctgcaggcctgggccgACACGGCCACTGTCATCCAGGA cTACAACTACTGCAGGGAAGATGAGGAAATCTACAAGGAGTTCTTTGAAGTAGCCAATGATGTCATCCCCAACCTGCTGAAGGAGGCAGCTAGCCTGCTGGAGGCTGGCGAGGAGCGGCCGGGGGAGCAGACCCAG GGCACCCAGGGCCAGGGGTCTGCCCTCCAGGACCCAGAGTGCTTCGCCCATCTGCTCCGGTTCTACGATGGCATCTGCAAATGGGAGGAAGGCAGCCCCACGCCCGTGCTGCACGTGGGCTGGGCCACCTTCCTTGTGCAGTCCCTGGGGCGTTTCGAAGGACAG GTGCGGCAGAAGGTGCGGATAGTGAGCCGGGAGGCAGAGGCCGCAGAGGCCGAGGAGCCCTGGGGCGAGGAAGCCCGGGAAGGCCGGCGGCGAGGCCCGCGGCGGGAGTCCAAGCCCGAGGAGCCCCCGCCACCCAAGAAGCCGGCGCTGGACAAGGGCCCGGGCGCGGGGCAGGGCATGGCGCCGGGACCCCCCCGGAAGCCCCCAGGGACGGTCCTGAACAATGCCCGCGGCCCCGAAGGCGGCAGCACGGCTCCGGCGCCTGTGCCAGCCGCGTCGCCGCCGCCAGAGGGTCCGGTGCTCACTTTCCAGAGCGAGAAGATGAAGGGCATGAAGGAGCTGCTGGTGGCCACCAAGATCAACTCGAGCGCCATCAAGCTGCAGCTCACCGCGCAGTCGCAGGTGCAGATGAAGAAGCAGAAGGTGTCGACGCCCAGCGACTACACGCTCTCCTTCCTCAAGCGGCAGCGCAAGGGCCTCTGA